One segment of Desulfovibrio sp. X2 DNA contains the following:
- the fabZ gene encoding 3-hydroxyacyl-ACP dehydratase FabZ — MTVENANTLPIDVRQIMQYIPHRYPFLLVDRVVACTPGESLEAIKNVTINEPYFQGHFPGLPVMPGVLQIEALAQAGGILVFRSFDLDMTDKIFMFTGIEKVKFRRPVVPGDQIVLRLDELKRKFQLFKMRGTALVDGEVVTEAALSAALVSRGDI; from the coding sequence ATGACGGTTGAGAACGCAAACACGCTTCCCATCGATGTCCGGCAGATCATGCAGTACATCCCGCATCGCTACCCGTTCCTGCTCGTGGACCGGGTGGTGGCCTGCACCCCTGGCGAATCGCTCGAGGCCATCAAGAACGTGACCATCAACGAGCCGTATTTCCAGGGACACTTCCCCGGCCTGCCGGTCATGCCGGGCGTGCTCCAGATCGAGGCCCTGGCGCAGGCCGGAGGCATCCTCGTCTTCCGCAGCTTCGACCTCGACATGACCGACAAGATCTTCATGTTCACGGGCATCGAGAAGGTCAAGTTCAGGCGCCCCGTGGTGCCCGGCGACCAGATCGTGCTTCGCCTGGACGAACTCAAACGCAAATTCCAGCTCTTCAAGATGCGCGGAACCGCCCTGGTCGACGGCGAAGTCGTGACCGAGGCGGCCCTTTCCGCCGCCCTTGTGAGCAGGGGGGATATCTAG